The sequence CGCCAGATCCCGGGCGAGACCAGGCTGGACCTGCTCCAGCGGAACGTGGCGCTGTTCCGCAAGATCGTGCCGCCGCTGGCGGAGCAGTCCCCCGACGCGCTGCTGCTCGTCGTGTCCAACCCCGTGGACGTGCTCACCCACGTCGCCTGGAAGCTGTCGGGCTTCCCCGCCACCCGCGTCATCGGCTCCGGCACCAACCTCGACTCGTCCAGGTTCAGGTTCCTCCTCGCCGAGCACCTCGGCGCCAACGCACAGGACGTGCAGGCGTACATGGTGGGCGAGCACGGGGACAGCTCCGTGGCCGTGTGGTCGACCGTCAGCGTCGCCGGGATGCCCGTGCTCAAGACGCTGCGGGACAGCCACAGCAGCTTCGGCGAGGAGGCGCTCGAGGGCATCCGCCGCGCTGTCGTCGACAGCGCCTACGAGGTCATCGGCCTCAAGGGCTACACGTCCTGGGCCATCGGCTACTCCGTCGCCAACCTCGTGTCCTCGCTCCTCCGCGACCAGCGACGCATCCACCCGGTCTCCGTCCTCGCCGCGGGATTCCACGGCATCCCCGACGACCAAGAGGTGTTCCTCAGCCTGCCCGCCAGGCTAGGCCGCGCCGGCATCCTCGGCGTCGCCGACATGGAGCTCACCGAGGAGGAGGCCAGGAGgctccgccgctccgccaagacgCTATGGGAGAACACACAGCTCCTCGGACTCTAGCTTCCtcctatatacacacacacacatatagctGATTTTATGTATTTTCATGGACAAAATGCGTTTGGTTCGTCGATCCTGTCTTTTGGATTTGTAAACTTGATACTAGAATAATTGAGAAGTCCTGATAATGTTTATTTGTTGCTAAAATCGTTATATGTTCCTCACTGGTCTGCTCgagattttattttattttattggaTACCTGGAAAGGTGACTGAAACTTTTGACTCCTTGATTATGGTTATGGAGAAGGGAAAAAAAAGATACAGGATGGGCCTCTGCGACTCGGCCTTGGTCAGGGCTGTCGGAAAGACGTGCAGCAGGCCGGCTTCTCAGGTCAGATATCGGGTCATTTTAGGCCGGGCCTGAAAAGTTGGAGGCCCACCGTGGAATTGGGAAGTGGGCATGttctgttttctttttcttcttcgtcTGTCACAACTCACAAGTAGAGATGGCCggtacccgaaacccggtgggtttttgTTTTATTAGGTAtaggtttgggtcaatttctctaCTCATGAGTTTGTTAATGAGTTCAAATAgaaacccaacgggtacgtgggcaTTAATTTattcttccactacccatacccgcaaacctatgggtttttaaaacccgccttaaaatcaacatttattataaatatgtctcataatattattaattgaatatgttctaattgaaataaacttcacgtaacaaattttaggctaaaattagttatcacttgttccttttatgctagcttattaatgtaatgattgtcatttacatgatgattttttttatgttgatgttagtgggtatgggaaatCTGTTGGATACCCGAAACCCGCATGTGTATGAGTTTGGacaaaattttatacccgtcacGGGTATGAGTTTTTTAACGAGCATATTTTTCTTCGCGGATACGGATTTAGACAAATAATACCCAGCAGGTTTTTACCCATCGCCATCTTTAACTCACAAGGCGAGAGGGAGGGAGCCGCCGAGCCGGACCATGGTCGTAATGGCCGCCGCCTGGGCCCCGGCGAGTGGATGCGAATCTCGTCGTGTCTGCCACTCTGCTTGGCCGGGTCTCGGTATCGACACGTGAGCCGCAGGGACTCAGACTCACATCACATGGCTGCTGTCTAGAATCCGAAGCGATCCTCACGAGCGATAGCAAGCATATGGATTCCCCACCACCCACAGACACACACACACATTCTAATCTCTGATTGCTTTGCAGGTGGTGGGAAAAAAATTTGCTGCAGCCCACCTGCAAACCAGACtgtttgcagcccctcacaaaaaTGAGGATAGGTCCCACCTGCAGACCAATAACACAATTAAAACGTTATCTGGTGGACCTGCAGGTGGGGTCTATCCCCAtttttgtgaggggctgcaaacaGCCTGGTTTGCAGGTGGGCTGCAACAAATTTTTTTCCAGGTGGTCGGATCGTCTCATCATGGCCATGGCGACCACTCACACCGTTCGTCGCGTTCCCATTTTACCCTGTCTACACTCGGCGTGTGAAAGCAAACGGCCTAGGGCACAgcagtatagatggccaaacgggccgcccggcccggcacggcacTAAGCACTATTAGGCACGGCACTATTAGGCACGGCACTGTTAGGCACTATTAGTAAtcgtgccgtgccgtgccggcacTAGTGCCTAACCAGCGGCCCAGGCACTATATTATAGTGCCTAATCGTGCCGTGCCTATACGGCACTAATATCTAATAGTGCTCGTGCCAGCCCAGGCACTATTTCATTTTAAAAGCTCAAAAAATATAAAAGATCTTTAAGATTATATATATAATTTTAAAATTGAATATTTATATCATTATAAAATGAATTTATTATGGGTAAATCATAACAAATAACAATGTACAACCACATGCACATATCACAATCACATTTATAAACCACATGTTGGTCTAAGTCGTGCCTAACCGTGCCGGCCAGTTAATCGTGTCGTGCTCGTGCCAACTCATCGTGCCGGGGTGGCGGACCAAGCACGGCACTAGACTCGTGTTATGCCGGCACTAGCACTATATGAATCATGCCCGTGTCGTGCCGAAGCACTATGGGCCGTGCCGTGCTTAGTGTCGGCCCATTTAgcacggcccgtttggccatctatacacaGCAGTCACTGCTCATCAGCATACGGGCAGTCGGGCACTCTCTCTCCTTCCCCGTCCCTGTCGCCATCTATCACTTTCCCCGTTTGCGTTTTGGCCCGAATctccgtctccgtctccgtctccATCTCCATCTCCTAGCCGCCGCGGCTCCACTCCTCAGTCCTCAGTCCGAAGCGAACTCTCCCTCCGCATCCACTGCCACCATGAGCCGCGATCGCTACTTCCACCGCCTCCTCGACCTCCACCTCCACGCCAACGACGACCTCTTCTTCCCCTTCCCTACCCCTGCCTCGTCCTGCCCCTACATCACCGCCTCCTCCGCCCACCACCGCTTCCTCCTCGACGACCACCCCTTCTACCCAACCTCCTGCCCGCTCGGCATCACCTCCCGCTCCccgatcgacgacaccttcgacctcgacctcctcctccccctccccctccacgCCGCCGTCTCCGCGCCCCCGTGCGCGGCCTTCGACTTCGACCCCTTCCTCCTCGACACCCTCGGCCACCGCATCTCCGTCCTCGAGCGCGCGCTCGCCCTCGCCCCACCCCGCCGCAAGTACACCTACGCCGCCGAGGCCAACGGCAGGAAGCTCAAGTGGACCGCCGAGGACAGGCCCGCCGGGGGCCGCAACCTCAAGTGGGAGGCCGAGCTCAGGACCCCGCACACCGACGGCTTCGACCGCAAGTGGAAGTGGGAGTCCAAGGAGTCCGCCACCGGTTCCACCAAGGTCAAGTGGGCCAAGGAGATCAAGGGGAAGGGCTGCCTCGAGCCTTGGTCCAACTCCTACTCCGTCGAGGAGACCTACGGTGAGGATGACCATGCCGACGACGACAGGGAGAAGAAGAAACCCACTGGCGTCCAGAAGAAAGTCAAGGGGGAAAACAAGCAGCAGCAGAAGAAGCAGGGCAATGTGGAGATCGTCGAGATCGAGGACAACACTGCCGGATGCGTCGCCATCAGAAAGGTCAGATGAGATCTTTATAGTTTGGCCCGGATTTGCTCAAATGTTGTGCACTGAACAAAAGGTTTCGAGCTCGGTTACATCTGTGGGAAAATGTGAATCTGTCTATCTTCACTTGTCGAGGTTTAGTTAGTGTTGTTCATGTGTCAATGTCCTTTTGAGACCGTCTTCAACAACATTGTATTCTTTCCCTTGTCGAGGGCAAGGCTGATACTGAGATTTATTGGCACCTGTACTGACACCATCATCTACTCCCAAGGCTTTTGAAATGAACCACTGCAAGGGCAAGAGGAAGGAACTTTCCCCACAGGATGCCGCACTGCTCATCCAGATGAACTACAGGGCGCACCTGGCCCATCGCTCCCAGGTGCTCCGTTGCCTTCGCGACCTCGCCGTCGCCAAGGCCAAGCTCAAGGAGATCAGGTCCTTCTTCTACAACATCACATACCGCCGCCGCATCGCATATGACAATGAAGAGCGCCAGAGGTTTGCTGAGAAGATCATTGTCCTGCTACTGACAGTTGATGCCCTTGAGGTAAATCCTCCATCTGTTTGATGCTACTTGGTGATTCAATGCCAAATATTAGACTTGCATTTTGCGTAAATTCAGCAAATGACAAATCTTGTACCGCTTATTCTGATTTATGATTGTTCACACAAGAATCTGTAAGCACTTAGCACCATGCAATTTTGTTTACAGTGCTAGCAATTACCTTGTTAGTCGCTACTGACGATGTTGACATGCTCTGCGGCGTTATCACTAGAATTTCCTATATGAAACATGTGTGTTACTTAAAAAATATCTAACATGTAATAGAGTTAACTTCTCATTCTCACAGTTGATCCTATTGTAGAATCATCGGTGCAGATGATATATGCTATGGCTATCTTATGAAATATTAGTTCCTAGGCAATTAAATCAATTTGCTTGCTCTCCCTAGTATAGTATCCCACGGCAATCTATTTTAGGAGGATTGGTGGGATTAAGTGTTAATGGTGTCTAGTTGTGACTGTATTGCCCATTTTTTCACTCCGTCAATCTGCTTACAGTGTCAAGCATTTGTTTTTTTATTCAGTTATTCACCATTTGAGCCACCTCACAATTCCATGCACCATTAGCTAAGCTGTCGATATATGTGATGGATGACGTCTGCGGAGGACCTCCTATACTCCCTATAGGTCCAAATTCTAAGTCCTTCAGGAAAAGGTTTGAATCAGACTTGCAAAACTTCAactacaaataactattttgttatttagttttgaaaCCTAATAGTCATATACACCGATTTGTCTTAAAAAGTACTTTTGTAAAAGTATAAATATATTAAGAGTTCATTTCTATTTCAATAAAAAAACATTGGTCAAAACTGTATTTTGGAGATCGTGTCGTTATACTAAACAACTTATAATTTAGATGTGGATGGAGTATATTTTTTTTAACAGAAAGGGGATTCccccctatttcattaagaaatagGAACAAAGTTTAACAGAATCTAAGGCTACCAACTACTTATTACAAGACTTAGGTCACATAGCCACCAACAGAATCAAACCTATCCAGAAGCGATTTGGATCAGGAGATTCCAAACAAGCAGCAGCACAGACAAACTAAGTCCACAGAAAACCGACGGTTACCAACAGTTTTTGGTAAGGCCCCAACTAACCAACATCCAAACCAAAAGACCATGGAAGCCAAAAAGACAGAGTAACAGCTGGAGTGAAAACAGGGTATCTGACAGCAGAAACAGTCAGCCCTCGTCTAATCTTAATTACATAGACGTTTATCCACAGGCGCCCAGCCGAAACTTCGGTTGAAGGTCTCTTTAGCAATTCTTCTGATAAGGGAGCTTCCTTCCCCCAAGATCTTTCTTGTTGTTTCTTTCTAGAGAATGGCCCAAGAGTCCAACCAAAAACAACAAAGAAGTAGAATGTTGGCAGAATTAACAGGATTGATGATGTTAAAACAACAATCATTTCTAATTTTCCACAGAGACCATAGTACTGCACTGCATCCAATTGTGATCAAATTTCTTTCATTTCTTTTAAAGCTACATAACCAATCCCCAAATATttcatttgaatttttgggaaggGATAAAGACGTTAAGGCCATTTGAATCACTTTCCAGTTGAAAGTGGCTACCTGGCAATCATAAAATATGTGTTTAGCTGTTTCAAGGCAGCCACACCAATCACAGTTTACATTCCCTTGCCATTTCCTTTTTTCCAAGTTTTCTTTGGATAAGATCTTGTCTTTTAAAATCAGCCACAGAAAAACTCTAATTCTCTGAGGAATTTTAGCTTTCCATATAAACCAATATGGAGTTTTGGTCATACTATTTTTGTAGCTCTTGTACATCGGCTTCACTGAATATCTTATCTAGCAACCAAGAAGGCTTGTCATCCCTGTCCATAAGACAGTGCAATTCACAACTTTTTTTCAAGTCTTCCAAGTGTTTAGCCCCATCTGCAAATAACCTCCTAAAGGTTAAGGAATTACAGTCCGAGCTCAGAGCCCAATTCACATTTATCTTTTTATTAAGAGATAACTCAAAAAGTCTGTTATATTTCGTTGAGAAGGGGGCATCACCACACCAAGTGTCACACCAGAAACTAGTAGAGCAACCATTTCCAATATTCATTTTTCTGTTGGTGCAATATACATCCTTAATGTCAAGGACGCCCCACCAGAACTGAGAGTCTCCTTGCTTTTTTTTAAAAACACATAAGGGTTTACCCTTCTTGTATTTTTTTTAACAATCATTTGCCAAAGACCCTCATCCTTTTCAAGTTTCCACAACCATTTAGTTAAAAGACTAACGTTCATGCATCTTAGATTTAAGATGCAATGCCCCCACTATCTTTAGGAGTGCAAACAGAGTCCCAATTCACCAGATGATATTTTTTATTATTACTTCCTCCATACCACAGTAGTCTCTTTCTATAAGTATCCCATCTTCTTCAAAACAGAGGAGGGAGCTAAGTAAAGAGAAAGCATATAAAGGGGAATGCTAGACAAGCTACTATTTATTAGGGTCAATCTTCCTCCCAAACTCAGATATCTTCCTTGCTAGACACCCAattttttttcaaatttttcTTCAGTTTTAGCCCACTGAGATATACTCAACGTTTTATGATCAATGGGTACACCAAGGTAACTCATGGGAAGGTCTTTAATGGAGCATGTAAAGATCTCAGCATAAGCATCTTTATTGTTATTGGCATTACCAAAACAATAGACTTCGCTCTTTTGAAAATTAATTTTAAGCCCAGACATTTTTTTCAAAGAGAATCAAAATGATATTTAGGTTCCTTGCAAATTCAAGGTTAtcctgaagaagaagaattgtaTCATCTGCATATTGAAGGTATGCACACCCATTGCCTATGATATGAGGGATTAATCCTTCAATAAGCTTCATCTCCTGCGCTTTTTCAATTAAACACGCAAGACCATCAGCTGCAATGTTGAACAACAAGGGTGAGAAGGGATCACCCTGTCTGACCCATATGAGTTGGGAAGAAAGGACCAATAGTACCATTAGTTCTAATGGCAACCTTCCCTCCTTTCACCGTTTTCATCACCCAGTCTTCCCATTTGTCTCCAAAACCTTTATTTTGGAGCATTCTATATAAAAACTACCAATTGACTTTGTCGTATGCCTTCTCAAAGTCAATTTTGAGAATAATCccattttgtttttttttcttttaaccTCAAGGACTATCTCATGTAAAGCCACAACACAATCCAAGATATGCTTCCCTTTGACAAAGCCAAATTGATTTTCACTAATGATTTTGGTGATGCAAGCAGACAATCTATTATTTAGGGTTTTGGTAATGATTTTGTAACACACATTCAAAAGACAGATTGGTCTGAATTTTTTTTTTATCTCCATGGCATTATCCACCTTAGGAATCAAAGTGATCAGACCATAATTAAGACAGATGGAGTATATGTTTACGGTATAGTATGGACTGTGTAATTGGAActgcatctctctctctctctgctctcAACTCTTCAATGATCTCTTGTTGAATGTATTTCATGATTGTTCACACAAGAATCTGTAAGCACTCAGCACCATGCAATTTTGTTTAGAGTGCTAGCAGTTACCTTGTTAGTCACTACTGACGCCATCCCAGACATTAGAGATGTTGACATACTCTGCGGCGTTATCACTAGAATTTCCTATATGAAACATGTGTGTTATCTAAAAAGTATCCAACATGTAATAGAGTTAACTTCTCTTTCTCACAGTTGATCCTATTGTAGAATCATTGGTGCAGATGATATATGATATGACTGTCTTATGAATAATTAGTCATAGACAATTAAATCAATTTGCTCTCCTAGTATAGTATCCCATGGCAATATTTTTTTAGGAGGATTGGTGGGATTAAGTGTTAATGGCGTTTAGTTGTGACTGTATTGTCTTATGAAACAGGGGGAGTATATGGGCTGGCTGGTGGGCTAGGCCTCCTACCCCTtccttctttttcctttttcttttttttttgtttttcttcCTCCTCCATGCTGCTATTTTGCTGGTTCTCATGTTGATAAGGCGTCGTTGGTCCAATGCCTTATCTCGCCTTAAGAACCATGATTGAAATAAATTGCAACAAAAGACAACAATTTGATCAGGCAATAACCTGACGACCCTGGTTTGTTCTGTGAATGCATTTTCGTCGTGCTTCAACAACAGGGACCGGACTACATGGTCCGCAACgcaaggaggtccatgctggaggAGCTGGAGGGGATGCTGGAGATCGTGGAGCCTCAGCCGCCGGGGAAGCCGAGGACGCTTAGCCGCAGGAGGTTCGATCTCCCAGAAGGCGGAGCCATCGAAAAGGAGACGAGGGAGGAGGGCAAGTGAAGTGCATCGGTGGGTGGTGGCATGCTTGGGCAGTTTGGTATGCGCGATGCGGACTATAGAGTTTGAGTTTGTGCTGCTACCGAACCGTGGACCACCTTACCCCGTTGAGATGTTTGATAGCTGGACTTTTTGTGCTGTTGTATTTGTAGACCAGAACGTTGTTCTT is a genomic window of Zea mays cultivar B73 chromosome 5, Zm-B73-REFERENCE-NAM-5.0, whole genome shotgun sequence containing:
- the LOC100273212 gene encoding BAG family molecular chaperone regulator 7 — protein: MSRDRYFHRLLDLHLHANDDLFFPFPTPASSCPYITASSAHHRFLLDDHPFYPTSCPLGITSRSPIDDTFDLDLLLPLPLHAAVSAPPCAAFDFDPFLLDTLGHRISVLERALALAPPRRKYTYAAEANGRKLKWTAEDRPAGGRNLKWEAELRTPHTDGFDRKWKWESKESATGSTKVKWAKEIKGKGCLEPWSNSYSVEETYGEDDHADDDREKKKPTGVQKKVKGENKQQQKKQGNVEIVEIEDNTAGCVAIRKAFEMNHCKGKRKELSPQDAALLIQMNYRAHLAHRSQVLRCLRDLAVAKAKLKEIRSFFYNITYRRRIAYDNEERQRFAEKIIVLLLTVDALEGPDYMVRNARRSMLEELEGMLEIVEPQPPGKPRTLSRRRFDLPEGGAIEKETREEGK
- the LOC100193279 gene encoding L-lactate dehydrogenase, encoding MMKKASSLSELGFDANGASSGFFRPVTDGGVTPTSPHHRRRLTKVSVIGAGNVGMAIAQTILTRDLADEIALVDALPDKLRGEMLDLQHAAAFLPRTRLVSGTDMSVTRGSDLAIVTAGARQIPGETRLDLLQRNVALFRKIVPPLAEQSPDALLLVVSNPVDVLTHVAWKLSGFPATRVIGSGTNLDSSRFRFLLAEHLGANAQDVQAYMVGEHGDSSVAVWSTVSVAGMPVLKTLRDSHSSFGEEALEGIRRAVVDSAYEVIGLKGYTSWAIGYSVANLVSSLLRDQRRIHPVSVLAAGFHGIPDDQEVFLSLPARLGRAGILGVADMELTEEEARRLRRSAKTLWENTQLLGL